A region from the Mucilaginibacter sp. CSA2-8R genome encodes:
- a CDS encoding DUF4241 domain-containing protein: MEKLSPSDFNIILDNSVVEDVPVEIVHIGNLNVPTGRIVVCDPLVVPDTEPLTVTSPQGQFPVKLYMAKTPDAGDRFALAKLEFSTQKADKWVLALREDEDIADIPEDDAFFGFPVDAGLGGFFDEQAGIAYNRFVDQWHEKNPGKNIYDDFFAAEFKKNAINPDDPADYGDWINFTVPGTDLNITMFQSGYGDGVYPAYWGMTHQNEIVSLVIDFFVLLMPEGEE; this comes from the coding sequence ATGGAAAAGCTATCACCATCCGACTTCAATATTATTTTAGACAACAGCGTGGTAGAAGATGTACCGGTAGAGATTGTTCATATTGGCAATCTAAATGTACCAACCGGGCGCATTGTTGTGTGCGACCCATTAGTGGTGCCTGATACCGAGCCCCTCACCGTTACCAGTCCGCAGGGGCAATTCCCGGTCAAATTGTATATGGCTAAAACGCCCGATGCCGGCGACCGCTTTGCCCTGGCAAAACTCGAGTTTAGTACACAAAAGGCTGATAAATGGGTGCTGGCCCTGCGCGAAGATGAAGATATTGCCGATATCCCCGAGGATGATGCGTTTTTTGGTTTCCCGGTGGATGCAGGATTGGGCGGCTTTTTTGACGAACAGGCAGGCATCGCTTATAACCGGTTCGTAGATCAGTGGCACGAGAAAAACCCCGGTAAAAATATTTACGACGACTTTTTTGCTGCCGAATTTAAAAAGAATGCCATTAACCCCGATGACCCGGCCGATTACGGCGATTGGATAAATTTTACCGTACCCGGCACCGATTTAAACATTACCATGTTTCAGTCGGGCTACGGCGACGGCGTTTACCCCGCCTACTGGGGCATGACTCACCAAAACGAAATTGTATCGTTAGTGATCGACTTTTTCGTACTACTAATGCCCGAAGGCGAAGAGTAA
- a CDS encoding MarR family transcriptional regulator: MNIPDTNDRYLLDNQLCFHLYAASRLMTRCYQPVLDDLGITYPQYLVLIVLWENDHVNLTWLADRLQLQSNTLTPLLKRMQEQGLLTRNRSQTDERSIQISLTDKGRNLKQEVPRLQNQLTEIGITLEEAMELKNLLAKIVNQAK; encoded by the coding sequence ATGAATATACCCGACACCAACGACCGTTACCTGTTAGATAACCAGCTGTGCTTTCATCTGTATGCAGCCTCCAGGCTCATGACCCGCTGCTACCAGCCTGTTTTGGATGATTTAGGCATCACCTACCCGCAGTACCTGGTGCTTATTGTGCTTTGGGAAAACGACCATGTTAACCTTACCTGGCTGGCCGACCGGCTCCAGCTGCAATCAAACACGCTTACCCCCCTGCTTAAACGCATGCAGGAACAAGGGCTGCTCACGCGCAACCGGTCGCAAACGGATGAGCGCAGCATCCAGATTTCGCTTACCGACAAAGGCCGCAACCTGAAACAGGAAGTTCCGCGCCTGCAAAACCAACTGACGGAAATCGGCATTACGCTCGAAGAAGCCATGGAACTGAAAAACCTGCTGGCCAAAATTGTGAACCAGGCTAAGTAA
- a CDS encoding RICIN domain-containing protein, translated as MRKSFTFLVLAAAFATHSCKRPADILPANAQPAGMAKATMAITSDYGEYKISCVTGGKFLEVTGNPGANEKYLDQQKIVQFGATADDERDAWQRWYIIYRTTVNGVKYYHIRNSFSGKILDVPSATTTSGTQLQQYAEFPVLADQQLWRITEIGTTGQYNIINKGNGLALANANGSTSNGTAIIQETPNTDNRQRWVLTQRTPSTYRDDQVVRFFNRNNPAQGSVAFDQGNSIPLTWSSNAGKVLWVTQDATDGSRLLSNSMFACGDIIDYGNSMLVQPSTTNWASDAPNVTRNGSRRICDIQPGDSFAWPGPGVEIGNHVYVQVGEGQGLSIARQSLWDITEGTGNAWTGVRTTPANMSNQTAINYSTGMIKGIDGYVYAYGFQDTGFGFSSNIYLARFPSSNPQSWTFWNGSAWVNTPVTGNTSRVTDALGTSNIAFVNNKYVLMTMDQGFDCSDQRNIYIATSSNITGPFTARTKVYTIQENLNGGYARYYTPVVHPEHANGRNELLLTYCLNFSACNKGDCSGSYKDPYFYRVKGIRVPYAKIGL; from the coding sequence ATGAGAAAAAGCTTTACTTTTTTAGTACTGGCAGCTGCTTTTGCCACACACAGCTGTAAACGTCCGGCCGATATTTTACCTGCCAATGCCCAACCCGCCGGTATGGCCAAAGCCACCATGGCTATTACGTCAGATTATGGCGAGTACAAAATTTCGTGCGTAACGGGCGGTAAGTTTTTAGAAGTTACAGGTAACCCCGGCGCTAACGAAAAGTACCTCGATCAGCAAAAAATTGTACAGTTTGGCGCCACTGCTGATGATGAACGCGATGCCTGGCAGCGCTGGTATATTATTTACCGTACCACGGTAAACGGCGTAAAGTACTATCATATCCGCAACTCGTTTAGCGGCAAAATTTTAGATGTGCCCAGTGCAACTACCACCTCCGGTACACAGTTGCAGCAATATGCCGAGTTTCCGGTACTGGCCGACCAGCAGTTGTGGCGTATTACCGAAATTGGTACTACCGGGCAGTATAACATCATTAATAAAGGTAATGGCCTGGCACTGGCCAACGCCAACGGCTCAACCAGCAACGGTACAGCTATAATACAAGAAACACCCAACACCGATAACCGGCAACGCTGGGTGCTAACCCAACGCACGCCCAGCACTTACCGCGACGACCAGGTGGTGCGCTTTTTTAACCGTAACAACCCCGCGCAGGGCTCAGTAGCGTTTGACCAGGGCAACAGCATTCCGCTTACGTGGAGCAGCAATGCCGGCAAGGTGCTGTGGGTAACGCAGGATGCTACTGATGGTTCGAGGCTGTTATCAAATAGTATGTTTGCCTGCGGCGATATTATTGATTATGGTAACTCGATGCTGGTGCAGCCATCAACCACTAACTGGGCCAGTGATGCGCCCAACGTTACCCGCAATGGCAGCAGGCGGATATGTGATATACAGCCCGGCGATAGCTTTGCCTGGCCCGGCCCTGGCGTTGAGATTGGCAACCATGTATACGTACAAGTAGGCGAGGGGCAGGGGCTATCCATAGCGCGGCAGTCGCTCTGGGATATTACCGAGGGTACCGGCAACGCCTGGACCGGCGTGCGTACTACACCAGCCAATATGAGCAATCAAACCGCTATCAATTACTCAACCGGCATGATTAAGGGTATTGACGGATATGTATATGCCTATGGGTTTCAAGATACCGGTTTTGGTTTTTCATCCAATATTTACCTGGCCCGCTTCCCGTCAAGCAACCCTCAATCGTGGACTTTCTGGAACGGATCGGCTTGGGTAAATACACCGGTAACGGGTAATACCTCCCGCGTAACCGATGCGCTGGGCACCAGCAATATTGCTTTTGTAAATAATAAATACGTACTCATGACGATGGACCAGGGCTTTGACTGTTCGGACCAGCGGAACATTTACATCGCTACATCATCAAACATTACCGGTCCGTTTACGGCGCGCACCAAAGTGTATACCATACAAGAAAACCTGAATGGTGGCTACGCCCGGTATTATACACCGGTGGTACATCCCGAGCATGCCAACGGGCGCAACGAGCTGCTGCTTACTTATTGTTTAAACTTTAGTGCCTGTAATAAAGGCGACTGCAGCG
- a CDS encoding M56 family metallopeptidase — protein sequence MEMLFYFGKSLIVAAAFYAAYRGVLKKLTFFKLNRSFLLLALMATALVPALHFTIQANVPLVFEHLPAVKGADNAPITLPPGKTKLVQHSASAPISYTDGVVAGYWLITTLLAARLLVLVGKVVLTAYRQGQKRGRLLVVNNKQGFNFSFFNLIFLDSTGLTDAERRQVFAHEALHCRMMHSADNVLSATLKVFFWFNPVVHLLVRELRLTHEFQVDEALTGGRRTQAGGYVNLLLKIASRPSGSLVNTFGSGSLKGRVKMLMQRRSAGAGRWAYPAMLVLLLPVCLGLTGQKVLPVPVAGSDIRKPDLTKVLEVTASTTNYAVISKSAGKPKAATENNYKAAQLKLTVQAQPTKDTTIVKMLSADSVINDTATSTLHMRGHVAVQIGNTIIRAQYIRFNVKEQKLLATKVRVEDRNNPNDNKVIISDSLRWELITHRALSYQAHQQ from the coding sequence ATGGAAATGCTGTTTTACTTTGGCAAAAGCCTGATAGTTGCCGCCGCCTTTTATGCCGCGTACCGCGGGGTACTTAAAAAGCTGACGTTTTTTAAACTAAACCGGAGCTTTTTGCTGCTGGCGCTAATGGCTACGGCTCTAGTACCGGCGCTGCATTTTACTATCCAGGCCAACGTGCCACTGGTATTTGAGCATTTGCCGGCGGTTAAGGGGGCGGATAATGCCCCGATAACATTACCACCCGGTAAAACCAAATTAGTACAGCATAGTGCATCAGCGCCTATAAGCTACACAGATGGAGTGGTTGCCGGCTATTGGCTAATTACCACATTATTGGCAGCGAGACTGCTGGTGCTGGTAGGTAAAGTAGTACTTACGGCTTACCGGCAGGGCCAAAAACGCGGACGTTTGCTGGTAGTGAACAATAAGCAGGGTTTTAATTTTTCTTTTTTTAACCTGATATTTTTAGATAGTACGGGCCTAACCGATGCCGAGCGCCGCCAGGTGTTTGCACACGAGGCACTGCATTGCCGTATGATGCACTCGGCTGATAATGTGCTGAGTGCGACGCTGAAGGTGTTTTTTTGGTTTAACCCCGTAGTGCACCTCCTGGTGCGCGAACTGCGCCTAACGCACGAGTTTCAGGTAGACGAGGCGCTCACGGGCGGCCGTCGTACCCAGGCTGGCGGTTACGTAAACCTGTTGCTTAAAATAGCTTCGCGGCCATCGGGTAGTCTGGTCAACACCTTTGGTTCGGGCAGTTTAAAGGGCAGGGTTAAGATGCTGATGCAAAGGCGGTCGGCCGGTGCAGGGCGCTGGGCTTATCCGGCCATGCTGGTTTTGTTGTTGCCGGTTTGCCTGGGCCTTACCGGGCAAAAGGTGTTGCCAGTACCGGTGGCAGGTTCCGATATTCGTAAACCGGATTTGACTAAAGTACTGGAAGTTACTGCGTCAACTACTAATTATGCAGTGATAAGCAAATCAGCCGGAAAACCCAAAGCAGCCACTGAAAACAATTATAAAGCCGCGCAGTTAAAATTGACCGTACAAGCACAACCCACGAAAGATACAACCATAGTTAAGATGCTGTCTGCTGATTCTGTGATTAACGACACAGCCACCTCAACATTGCATATGCGGGGGCATGTAGCAGTTCAGATTGGCAATACCATCATCCGGGCGCAATACATACGTTTTAACGTCAAAGAGCAAAAGCTGCTTGCCACCAAGGTGAGGGTAGAGGATAGGAACAACCCCAACGATAACAAGGTGATCATCAGCGATTCTTTACGGTGGGAGTTAATAACACACCGGGCGTTGTCATATCAAGCCCATCAGCAGTAA
- a CDS encoding histidine kinase: MKKLLIIFLLIAGQIAAVAQTHSIPKVSTENSFYDNSFEKFWVFIQSGRLDSGMVQASSQASEAELLVTKDKYTKWVWEHNPVANQALTNYVFSEGTKTTKLYIAVPEVLSSFYRYDIFDDDGKSIITGGKLNGKGIELKDDKIRHTKTKWVLFDLGRFEIANKVITVEYYNYLTRNQVTKTVLHNKPLRPAQLFFTSLLESEQLVGLIVTNKKRPDGFAFKLHDSTDVKGVLLYLIPTSLTFIYHVYLKNLETGKKVYVGNNWKYEWRQTYPSLIIDAAYFRQPGNYEVSIVPALYFNGAPKKSFTKQTVKTHFTVLPSDKTYTRKQLWLWLSLGILTVSALAATVIALQKRRHARRIAREQTQKAQAQMQLSTVRAQLNPHFVFNALAGIQNLMNSQQTDQANRYLSRFARLTRNVLYSAEFVTLTDELALLNDYLEMEKLRFGFTYHLQTDPQLDTANLEIPAMLLQPLVENAVKHGVASLSTDGLITLEVQKQADNVLISVMDNGKGFDNSLPTGGLGLKLTGDRIRLLNELHPGTPISMDITTPETGTRIIITLNHWL, encoded by the coding sequence ATGAAAAAGCTGCTTATTATTTTTTTGCTGATAGCCGGACAGATTGCTGCCGTGGCACAAACACACTCGATTCCAAAGGTAAGTACTGAAAATTCGTTTTATGATAACAGTTTTGAAAAATTTTGGGTCTTTATACAAAGTGGAAGATTAGACTCCGGGATGGTACAGGCTTCTTCACAAGCATCAGAAGCGGAGCTATTGGTCACTAAAGATAAATACACTAAGTGGGTTTGGGAACATAACCCTGTTGCAAATCAGGCGCTAACTAATTACGTTTTTTCGGAGGGCACTAAAACGACTAAATTGTACATTGCTGTCCCTGAAGTTCTTTCATCGTTTTATCGGTATGACATTTTTGATGATGATGGAAAATCGATTATTACCGGTGGCAAATTAAACGGTAAAGGTATTGAACTGAAAGATGATAAAATTCGGCATACTAAAACTAAATGGGTATTGTTTGATTTAGGCCGGTTTGAAATTGCCAATAAGGTAATTACGGTTGAGTATTACAATTATTTAACCCGAAACCAGGTTACCAAAACCGTTCTGCATAATAAACCATTGCGACCTGCTCAATTATTTTTTACTTCTTTGCTCGAAAGTGAACAGCTTGTAGGATTAATCGTCACTAACAAAAAACGCCCCGACGGCTTTGCGTTTAAACTACATGACAGCACCGACGTAAAAGGCGTTTTATTATATCTTATTCCGACCAGCCTCACTTTTATATATCATGTTTACCTCAAAAATTTAGAAACAGGCAAAAAGGTTTATGTTGGTAATAATTGGAAATATGAATGGCGACAAACTTATCCGAGTTTGATAATTGATGCAGCTTATTTTCGACAACCCGGCAACTACGAAGTTTCCATTGTGCCGGCACTATACTTTAACGGCGCTCCTAAAAAATCTTTCACCAAACAAACGGTTAAAACACATTTCACGGTGCTACCATCCGATAAAACCTATACCCGCAAACAGCTTTGGTTGTGGTTAAGCTTAGGCATTTTAACAGTATCTGCACTGGCGGCAACGGTTATTGCACTGCAAAAACGCCGCCATGCCCGGCGCATCGCCCGCGAACAAACTCAGAAAGCGCAGGCTCAAATGCAGCTATCTACCGTACGTGCACAGCTTAATCCGCACTTTGTGTTCAATGCACTGGCGGGCATCCAAAACCTGATGAACAGCCAGCAAACCGACCAGGCCAACCGCTACCTGTCGCGCTTTGCCAGGCTTACGCGTAATGTGCTCTACAGTGCCGAATTTGTTACCCTAACCGATGAGCTTGCCCTGCTGAACGATTACCTGGAGATGGAAAAGCTGAGGTTTGGGTTTACTTACCACCTGCAAACCGACCCGCAACTGGATACCGCCAACCTGGAGATACCGGCCATGCTGCTGCAGCCCCTGGTTGAGAATGCCGTAAAGCACGGCGTGGCTAGTTTGAGCACCGATGGCCTAATTACGCTTGAGGTACAAAAACAAGCCGATAATGTACTAATTTCGGTAATGGATAACGGCAAGGGTTTCGACAATAGCCTGCCCACTGGTGGCCTGGGCCTCAAACTCACGGGCGACCGCATCAGGCTGCTTAACGAGCTGCACCCCGGCACGCCGATAAGTATGGATATCACCACGCCCGAAACCGGTACCCGCATCATCATCACCTTAAACCATTGGTTATAA
- a CDS encoding BlaI/MecI/CopY family transcriptional regulator → MEQLTRAEERVMQVLWHIKKGFVKDIIAQLDGEPKPPYNTISSIVRQLEKKGYVQYKAYGKTYEYYPAISKAAYRKRAFFKLFTDYFDESAGNLLSFMVQENSLLPEEVEEIKKIINQK, encoded by the coding sequence ATGGAACAATTAACCAGGGCCGAGGAGCGGGTGATGCAGGTGTTGTGGCATATAAAGAAGGGGTTTGTAAAGGATATAATAGCACAGTTGGATGGAGAACCCAAGCCGCCGTATAATACCATATCGTCCATAGTGAGGCAGTTAGAAAAGAAAGGTTATGTGCAGTACAAAGCGTACGGCAAAACCTACGAATACTACCCGGCCATCAGCAAGGCAGCCTACCGAAAGCGGGCCTTTTTTAAGCTGTTTACCGATTATTTCGACGAGTCGGCTGGTAACCTGCTCTCATTTATGGTGCAGGAAAACAGTTTGTTGCCCGAGGAAGTCGAGGAAATTAAAAAAATCATCAATCAAAAATAA
- a CDS encoding TonB family protein: MANTQTHQSMLLPKLATLITGLSLCGTSLLAQTYNTQLTKQLDTILYNDQLYRKIKNATPEADRENMNKQSRLDAANLIKAEKMIARYGYPGKALVGPQHQSTIFLVIQHNDTEVQEKYLPLLTLAVQKGDLRPASLAIITDRVKTGHNELQIYGSQTHETPDGVKLYPIADEANVNKRRAKVGLEPLQQYLTKWKINYKLPVAGQPNPNPASLYYAIPHDAGYSPVEAVGGFQAILTKLQYPEQARAAGVTGKVTVELTIDTDGRTKNVSVVKPLGYGCDEEALRVMKEARYTNTSGEERDIRVSLPFPVKQ; encoded by the coding sequence ATGGCCAATACGCAAACACACCAATCCATGTTATTACCTAAATTAGCTACGCTGATTACCGGCTTAAGCTTGTGCGGCACCTCGCTTTTGGCACAAACGTATAATACGCAGTTGACAAAGCAGTTGGATACGATTTTGTATAACGACCAGCTTTACCGCAAAATAAAAAACGCCACGCCCGAGGCCGACCGCGAAAACATGAACAAGCAAAGCCGGCTGGATGCGGCTAACCTTATTAAAGCCGAAAAAATGATAGCGCGCTATGGTTACCCCGGCAAAGCGCTGGTGGGGCCTCAGCATCAGTCGACCATATTTTTGGTGATCCAGCACAATGATACCGAGGTGCAGGAAAAATACCTGCCGCTGCTTACCCTGGCAGTACAAAAAGGCGACTTGCGTCCCGCCTCGCTGGCTATCATTACCGACCGTGTTAAAACCGGCCACAACGAGCTGCAGATATACGGTTCGCAAACGCACGAAACCCCCGACGGTGTAAAACTGTACCCAATAGCCGATGAAGCCAACGTAAATAAGCGCCGCGCCAAAGTAGGTTTAGAGCCACTGCAGCAATACCTTACAAAATGGAAAATTAACTACAAGCTGCCGGTAGCCGGCCAGCCTAACCCTAATCCGGCCAGTTTATATTATGCGATTCCGCACGATGCAGGATATTCGCCGGTTGAAGCCGTTGGCGGTTTCCAGGCCATCCTAACTAAACTGCAATACCCCGAGCAGGCCCGTGCAGCCGGTGTTACCGGCAAGGTTACGGTCGAACTCACCATTGATACCGATGGCCGCACCAAAAACGTAAGTGTGGTAAAGCCGCTCGGATACGGTTGCGACGAAGAAGCCCTGCGCGTGATGAAAGAAGCCCGCTACACCAATACCAGCGGCGAGGAGCGCGACATCCGCGTAAGCCTGCCGTTTCCGGTGAAGCAATGA
- a CDS encoding LytTR family DNA-binding domain-containing protein yields the protein MRAIIIDDELANLQNLQVLLVRHCPLVEVVASAQTRDDAVTLINQLQPDLLFLDIHLGDATGFEVLQSVRHQNFEVIFVTAFDRYGIQAIKFAALDYLLKPIDIDELMQAVTKADARVKAKQTNQQLGLLLNHLQQGRSHPQKIALPQFKETRYVQTDQIRRCQADNTYTLFFLASGEQLLISKPLKEYAELLQPQGFIRTHQSHLINASFVKSWLREDGGTLLLDNGEHIPIAKINREKVRALLAKPGF from the coding sequence ATGCGCGCTATTATTATAGACGACGAACTTGCTAATTTGCAAAACCTGCAGGTGCTGCTGGTCCGGCACTGCCCCCTGGTAGAGGTAGTGGCCAGCGCCCAAACCCGCGACGACGCCGTAACGCTGATTAACCAGCTACAACCCGACCTGTTGTTTTTAGACATCCATTTGGGCGATGCCACGGGCTTTGAGGTGCTGCAATCCGTCCGTCATCAAAACTTTGAAGTGATATTTGTAACCGCGTTTGACCGCTACGGCATACAGGCTATTAAATTTGCTGCGCTTGATTACCTGCTTAAGCCCATTGATATTGACGAACTGATGCAGGCCGTAACTAAAGCCGATGCCAGGGTAAAAGCCAAGCAGACCAACCAGCAGTTAGGTTTACTGCTTAACCACCTGCAGCAAGGGCGCAGCCATCCGCAAAAAATTGCGCTGCCCCAATTTAAAGAAACCCGGTACGTACAAACCGACCAAATACGCCGCTGCCAAGCCGACAATACGTATACCTTGTTTTTTTTGGCCAGCGGCGAGCAGTTGCTCATCTCTAAACCGCTTAAAGAGTACGCCGAATTATTGCAGCCGCAGGGCTTTATCCGCACCCATCAAAGCCACCTGATAAACGCGAGCTTTGTAAAAAGCTGGCTGCGAGAAGACGGCGGCACCCTCCTGCTCGACAATGGCGAACACATCCCCATTGCCAAAATAAACCGCGAAAAGGTAAGAGCCCTGCTGGCCAAGCCGGGGTTTTGA
- a CDS encoding DUF6624 domain-containing protein has translation MKPAVLLLFLLTFTVKSYSQAINCNDRQALKASLKALHENDQQMRLDLNQKMQTLKMPQDSAILMPVVRKIRKQDTENQKYVSTLLDQCGWPDNLDLTENSTIFLVIDHGDVSYIKKYLPLIYQKMQQGVVQKSDYATISDRLLMYEGKKQVYGTQTYRNQLSGLTTVWPVENAAQLDEQRKAMSLTPMNEYIESLKAAYGKNVTWDKALTVEEAQKTYRKSK, from the coding sequence ATGAAACCAGCCGTATTACTCCTGTTTTTGCTAACATTCACTGTTAAATCTTATAGCCAGGCTATCAATTGTAACGACAGGCAGGCGCTGAAAGCATCGCTGAAGGCCTTGCATGAGAACGACCAGCAGATGAGACTGGATTTAAACCAGAAAATGCAAACCCTGAAAATGCCCCAGGATTCGGCAATACTGATGCCGGTAGTACGAAAAATACGGAAGCAGGATACTGAAAATCAAAAATACGTCAGCACGTTGCTCGACCAGTGCGGATGGCCCGATAACCTGGATTTAACCGAAAACAGCACCATTTTTTTGGTGATTGACCACGGCGATGTATCCTATATTAAAAAGTACCTTCCGTTAATTTACCAGAAAATGCAGCAAGGCGTCGTCCAAAAATCCGACTATGCCACCATCTCCGACCGCCTGCTGATGTACGAGGGCAAAAAACAGGTCTATGGTACGCAAACCTACCGCAATCAGCTTTCGGGTCTAACCACGGTTTGGCCGGTAGAAAACGCCGCTCAGTTAGATGAGCAGCGCAAAGCCATGTCGCTTACCCCGATGAACGAATATATAGAAAGCTTGAAAGCCGCTTATGGCAAAAACGTTACCTGGGATAAAGCCCTGACTGTAGAAGAAGCGCAAAAGACTTATCGAAAAAGTAAATAA
- a CDS encoding helix-turn-helix domain-containing protein, with protein MLKPIKTEQQYDGALARVYDLMQLDVKEGSALSDELEVLSILIKDYELAHHPVSSPNPLEAIKFRLDQMGMSEKELADILGYRSRKSEIFSGKRKLSLAMIRKLNEVLHIPAQVLIQAY; from the coding sequence ATGTTAAAACCCATTAAAACAGAACAACAGTATGATGGTGCGCTGGCGCGCGTTTACGACCTGATGCAGTTGGACGTCAAAGAAGGTTCGGCCCTGTCTGACGAGTTGGAGGTTTTAAGCATACTAATCAAAGATTATGAGTTGGCTCATCATCCTGTATCATCACCCAATCCGCTGGAAGCTATAAAGTTCAGGTTAGACCAAATGGGCATGTCCGAAAAAGAGCTGGCTGATATTTTGGGCTACCGGTCGCGCAAATCCGAAATCTTTTCGGGCAAGCGCAAGCTAAGCCTGGCCATGATTCGTAAACTGAACGAGGTTTTACACATCCCGGCCCAGGTGCTTATTCAGGCTTATTAA
- a CDS encoding organic hydroperoxide resistance protein: MKTIYETSATVTGGRNGKVSTHDGALDIEVRLPKELGGNGTGYTNPEQLFAAGYAACFDSALNLVMGQAKVKPESPSTVQATVGLQQGQNGGFGLEVALAVTIPGIDKAEAEQLVARAHEVCPYSNATRGNVDVKLSVV; this comes from the coding sequence ATGAAGACTATATATGAAACCAGCGCCACGGTAACCGGCGGCCGTAACGGTAAAGTAAGCACCCACGATGGCGCTTTAGACATTGAAGTAAGATTGCCCAAAGAATTGGGTGGCAACGGGACAGGTTACACCAACCCCGAGCAGTTATTTGCAGCCGGTTATGCCGCTTGTTTTGATAGCGCTCTAAATTTGGTGATGGGCCAGGCTAAGGTAAAACCCGAGTCGCCATCAACCGTACAGGCTACGGTAGGTTTACAGCAAGGCCAAAATGGTGGCTTCGGTTTAGAAGTGGCCCTGGCGGTAACTATTCCGGGTATTGATAAAGCAGAGGCCGAGCAATTGGTGGCCCGTGCGCACGAGGTTTGCCCCTATTCAAATGCTACACGCGGTAATGTAGACGTGAAGTTAAGCGTGGTGTAA
- a CDS encoding serine hydrolase domain-containing protein: MKFIIIVFFLMLTTTVRLWAQSPSIALIDDMLREMTLNDKFSGAVLIADKSHVLLSKGYGYADRENKVLNTPDTRFDLSSASKVFVGTVITRLAQQHKLKFTDTIGRYISGLPKGNFITIHQILTHSAGFNDFFNAKGFSYQGIKNCTDMLPFMRSMPLVYHPGDSCIYSTGDAIILGAVVEKITGMSFQDYFLSSVCEPLKLTNTVFTPYWMLNEQQRQYAIGYTKDVTGIKRRPFDYDHGSVPLSAGGAWSSVHDLYKFDQAVFGAKLINQKYLKLMTAEYTPQWGDSHFGYLWITTDKKDRSFIGHPGDSSGWHAMNARYIKQGYTVIILTNFGFADQYALLNKIENLLFSK; the protein is encoded by the coding sequence ATGAAATTCATAATCATCGTGTTTTTTCTAATGCTAACCACTACGGTGCGGCTGTGGGCACAATCACCTTCAATCGCACTAATTGATGACATGCTACGGGAAATGACCTTAAACGATAAGTTTTCGGGAGCGGTTTTGATTGCCGATAAGTCGCACGTATTGCTTTCGAAAGGGTATGGTTATGCAGACCGGGAAAACAAGGTTTTAAACACGCCTGATACGAGGTTCGATTTGTCGTCGGCTTCGAAGGTGTTTGTGGGTACTGTAATTACCCGCCTGGCCCAGCAGCATAAACTCAAATTTACCGACACCATAGGCAGATATATTAGTGGACTGCCCAAAGGTAACTTCATTACCATTCACCAAATACTTACTCATTCGGCCGGCTTTAATGATTTCTTCAATGCCAAAGGCTTTAGTTATCAGGGTATTAAAAACTGCACCGATATGCTGCCCTTTATGAGGTCGATGCCACTGGTGTATCACCCCGGTGATAGCTGCATATACTCAACCGGCGACGCTATAATATTAGGTGCCGTGGTCGAAAAGATAACTGGCATGTCTTTTCAGGATTATTTTCTTTCGTCCGTATGCGAACCCTTAAAACTCACCAATACTGTTTTTACTCCGTATTGGATGTTAAACGAGCAGCAAAGGCAATATGCTATAGGGTACACAAAAGACGTTACCGGAATAAAAAGAAGGCCGTTCGATTATGACCATGGGTCTGTCCCTTTATCGGCAGGAGGTGCGTGGAGCAGTGTACATGATTTATATAAGTTTGACCAGGCTGTTTTCGGTGCCAAGCTTATAAATCAAAAGTATTTGAAACTCATGACGGCTGAATATACACCCCAATGGGGAGATTCGCATTTTGGTTATTTGTGGATAACCACCGACAAAAAAGACCGCAGCTTTATCGGGCACCCGGGCGATAGTTCGGGATGGCATGCGATGAACGCGCGTTATATTAAGCAGGGGTACACCGTTATTATTTTAACCAATTTTGGTTTTGCAGACCAATATGCACTACTCAATAAAATTGAGAATTTGTTGTTTAGCAAATAA